In Nostoc sphaeroides, the genomic window TCGTGTCCGTTGCCTAAATCTAATCGCTCTCCACTTTTCACCTGCATTGATTTAAAAGGCTGGTGAACCATATTTTCTAAAAATTGAATAGCCACCTTTGCACCAACTACAGTAATTGAGGGAGCTAATTGCAAAATATCTTTCACTAAACCACTGTGGTCTGGTTCCGTGTGGCTGACAATTAAGTAATCTATTTTAGCCGGATCAATTAATCCTGCCACTACCTCAAGATATAATTCCTCAAACTTGCGATGAGAGGTGTCAACTAAAGCAACTTTTTCTCCCTGAATTAAAAAAGAATTATAGGTTGTACCATTCCGTAAACCAAACTCGATATCAAAACGTTCTCGATCCCAGTCAAGACAACGAATAGCAGTCGTTTGAGGAGCAATTTCAACAGTTTCAATCGTCAAACGTCCTGGATTGGGAATAACTTGAGTAAGCTGTGTGAGTGCAACCATTTCTTTTCTCCAAAAAGAATATTATCTGGAGCGAGTGTTATGTTTCTTATATTTACCTGAAAAACTCAATTAGTAAAATGCCAATTTCTAAAGCTAATCATCAGAAAGATTTATTCTTTATTTGGATGGAGTTACCATTGAACTTCTGAATGTTTATCATTACTTTTCTGTTCAATAATGAACGTGAGAGAATGTAAATTCTAAGTTAGAATGTTTATGCATGTCGTTAATATTTTTTCCCCCTCCCATAGAACAAATCACCAGTGAAATTGCCCGCCACGCTGGTGTTGATCTGTATGTACTGCGCCTCGATCTCATGCATCCGTGGGTTAACGGCAACAAGTGGTTTAAGCTGAAATACAATCTTTTGGAAGCCAAGCAGAAAAATTTTACGACGCTGCTAACCTTTGGCGGTGCTTATTCCAATCACATCTATGCAACTGCGGCGGCTGGTAATCTTTTCGGTTTTCGTACCATCGGCGTAATTCGTGGCGAGGAGAGGCTACCGTTGAATCCTACGCTGAGTTTTGCTGTACAACAGGGTATGCAACTTGTGTATCTGAACCGCGAGATGTATCGACAGCGCAACACACCAGCCTTAGAGGAATATCTGCAACAACGTTTCGGCGAGGTGTTTATCATTCCCGAAGGCGGGAGTAATTTAAATGGTGTGCGCGGGTGTACAGAGATAATTGATCGGGCGATGCCTACGGCGGTCACTGAGCGCAGCCGAAGTGCTGGCTACGCCTACGCATTTGATCATATATGCGTAGCCTGCGGTACAGCCACCACACTTGCAGGTATTGCGCTTTCGTTGCATAAAGGACAAAGAGCGATCGCTTTTCCCGTTCTAAAAAATGGGGCATTTCTCGCCCAAGAAGTCGAAAGTTTGTTGACAAATTACCTCGCCTCTGATTTACCCTCGCCATATAATTCTCCCGCTTCCTGGGAATTGGTGTGTGATTATCACTTCGGCGGCTATGCAAAGGTGAACAACGATCTGCTATTTTTCAGCCAGCAATTCACAGAAGAACATGGCGTACCTCTTGATTACGTATATACCGCCAAAATGTTTTACGGAGTGATGGATTTACTAAAGCAGGGATTTTTTAGTAAAGGCGATCGCTTGTTGCTGATACACACAGGCGGCTTGCAGGGCAACGTTGGCATGGAAGAAAGGTTGCAGAGGTTTTCTAAAATTTGAGTTGCCACTTAATTAAATATCAGTTAACCTTGTATGGAATTTTACTAAAACAAGTAAAATTCACACACCAATCTTGATATTTACTCAAACTTAGGCAAGGTTAACTCAATGTTTACATCTACTGAACGCATTAAGGCAGATGATCAGAGTATTGCTCTCTATTTGGAAAATCTTCTATCAAATAAATATCAAATTCCAACCTTTCAAAGAGATGTTGTCTGGGAGAAAGAGAATGTTAAAAAACTTTGGGATAGTATTTATAAATTTTATCCTTTAGGAAGTATTCTAATTTGGAAAACTAATACAAAGCTAGAAAGTCATAGAGAAATAGGTGGTATAAAATTTGCTGACAGTTTTTACTCTAATGAGTATCAGTATATTTTAGATGGACAACAAAGAACAACTTCTTTATTAACATCAATACATGGGGGTAAGGGTAAAATTGCTAATAACGAAAACTTTGATCCAACACTATATATAGATTTGACTATTGAACTTACTGATGCAACTGATGACACAAGCTATGCAAAAAGGTTTTTGTTTTGGGACGAAATCGATGATAGAGATGGTCAGCTAAAAGCAAATATTGTAAAAAAACAACGTTATCAAGATAAACTAATTGTCAGCTTAATAGATATAATTAAAGACCGTGGGGAAATAGAAAGAAATATTTATGTAAGTGTTAATGGACAATTCGATCATCCTTACATGCAACAATTTAGGAGAATTAGGGAAGTTTTGGCTAATTACAAAATTTCCTTTATTGAGTTACGAGGTATTGAAGTTGCAGAAGTGTGCCAAATATTTGAGCGGATTAATCAAGCTGGCAAACCCTTGGATATCTTTGATATTGTAGTTGCTAAGACTTTTCGTTCTGAAAATAAGACAAATAATATCTCTGGGTTCTATCTTCGTGAATTATTTGATCAATTTAAAAAAAGCATTTTTAGTAGCCAATACGCCAATATTGATAATTGGACATTGCTCCAGATGCTAGCTGTAGTAGTAAAACTTGAATTTCCCGAAGCTGGAATACAAAATATTACTGATATATATCTTAATAAGCTAAAAACAGAACATATTGAAGCTGTATGGTCTAATTTTAAAATAGCCGTTGCTAAAACTTTTGATTTTTTTGATAATATTTTGCATATTAAAGGTGGAAGATTAATCCCTTACCGATATTTATACCTGACTATTACAGCATACTTTTATCGTAATGATAAACCAGATTATAGTTTTTTAAATAAGTATTTTTGGTATTATAGTTTTCATAATGCAGAATTACTAACAAACACTACTCACCTCTGGCAACATATAGACTTTGTTAATCAACAAAAGGCTAATAGTACTTACTCATTCAATAAATTTGATATTGATAAGAATTCTATAAGAAAATCTTTCTACAGTTATAGAGGTCGCTTATCCAGAGCAGTGCTATCACTTTATGCAAACCACAAGCCGCAAGATTGGGCAAAACCTCATAGAGATATTTTGTCTGATGTTTATTATCTGCTAACAGATAAGCCTAACTTGCATCATATATTTCCAGTTAACTTTATTAAGCAAAGTGGTATTGCTAGTTCAATAGAATGTGATAGCTTGATGAATATTGCCTATCTGTCTCAAATAACTAATTTGAAAATTAGCGATAAAAATCCATTAGATTATCTCAAAGAATATGACGAGCCTGGTTTAGAGGCAGTCCTACGCTCTCATCTTATACCGACAATTATTCTTGAATGGTCAAGAGCCGATGCACTTCCTGAAAACGCCCTAACAATGTTTATTGAAGAAAGAATAAACCTCTTATTACAGGCTTTGAGGCGAAAGTTAGAAGGGATTGAATTTAATGTTTTTGATATGGGCGATCGCACAAATAATATATATCCCTAAATAAAAGATAACATATAGCGTTCCGCAATTGAGAACGCTATATTTTGATAAATTCTGTTACGATAATATGAATTTAAATTGAAAATTGCTAGTTCTTAAAATCAGGCATGGAGATTTGCTTGTTCTTGCAACCAAGGATCTACAGGTTGCCCATCTTTGCGGCGCAATTCAATTTCCACCACCATCACTTCTTTAGAACCAGGAGGCGCAGGTTTTTTATGAAAAAGAATGTCATAATCTTCTGGATTGTGTTTGCGTTCTTTCAACCATTCCTGTACCTTGGTTATGGCAAAAAATGATTGCCCTTGCTCAAACATTCGGGTAATCTGCAATTGCAGTGTATAAGGATTTAACCGACCCATTTTCTACCGCCTTTGTTAAGTTAATTGTAGGACAAGTAATTTATTTGCTTACCCTAGATAATCTAATGTTAGTGCGAAGTACGCACATCTGACACTTTGCATACTGCTATCTGTAGAAACAAAGTCCAAGCTTAGTTCGATGAATAGCCTCAGAAAGCACCGATTATCCTGTAATCTGTCTTTCACAAGTTGATAAATTATTGTTTATGGTGCTTGATTTTTACCTAGTAATGTTATAATACTATCTCTAAAAAATGTTGAAAATTTGACTGCGCTCCACAAGTGAAGTTGTACGTACAGTAAGGGCGAGGGAACAGATTAGTTAAGGATTATTCAGCATTTTCCACTGCCTCTATAACATTTCACTACTTAATTCTGTTATAGATTGGAGAGAGGCACGCCGCTTCAAAAACTGACCAACAGACTGAGATGGTTGTTATGAAGAGCAAAAATCAAGCTGTTTTCGCTTTAATTGTAAAAAGCACTATTGTCTTTTTACCCTTACTGCTGTCCCCTACAATTACCAGTGGACAATCTGCACCATCACCTTCCCCAGCACTAACTCCTGCTGTGGTGTTATCGAATCAGGAGCGTCAAGAATTAGCACGGCTACGAGCGGAAAAGCGAATTCAACAGCAAGTCCAATCTGATTTTAATAGCGCTTTTAGCCGGACAACTATCTTACTCAATGTCTGGCTAGTTATATTAAGTCTATTTCCAGTCGCAATCATTGCTTTATTTTGGCTCCTGCGACGGGTGGTAATCCGTGAAATTGTTGATAGAGCTATGCAACAATTACAGGGAATGGAAAAATTGCAAAATCAGCTAGCCACCGTTAAACAAGAGGCTGAAAATCTTATTCAAGAAGCTAAAAAAATAAATTATGAATTAGAAGAGGAAACGGCTAGTTTACAACAACAGATTAAAAACGAACAAAAAAAATATTTATCTAACCTTACATCTGAACTAGATTTAGCTAAAGCACAGGTATTAACTAGATTAGAAACTGAACTGAAAAAATCTCAAGAGAATATACAAACTTTAGAGTCAGAATTTGCTTCTGGGCTATCTAAGTTAGAGTTTGATGCTCAACAACAAAGAGATATAGCGCTAGATAATCTAGGAAAAGTAGCATCTGTCATCGCAGAGGAACTATCTAATTTAAAGTTAGGTGTGGAACAACAGCAAGAACTAGCCGTTGCTGATTTAGAAGTATCAACGTCTGAGTTCACATCTCAACTTTCAAGATGGCAGTCTGATGCTCAAAAGCAAAAGGATATAGCTATTGAAACTTTAACAAAATTGCAGTCAGAATTTGCGGAAGAATTATCTAAATTACAGGTAGATGCTCAACAACAAAAAGATATAATACTTGAGAATTTAGGAATATTAGATAAGGAATTGAAATTTCAATTATCTGAATTACAGGTAGATGCTCAAGAACAAAAAAACAAAATTGTTGAGAGTTTAGCAACATTACAATCAGAATTCGCCGCTCAACTATCTGAATTACAAGTAGATGCTCAAACACGCAAAGAGCTAATCATTGAGAATTTAGAAAAATCTGGTTCTGAGTTTACTTCACAATTCTCAGATTTACAATGGAATGCTCAACAACAAAAGATTCTCATTTTGGAGAAGTTAGAAAGATTAGAAACTGAGTTTGTTTCTCAACTATCTGAGTTACAATTGGATGCCCAAGAAAGAAAGGATCTCATCCTTCAAGAACTAACTGAAATTACACCTGAATCTATCTTAGAGGCGGTAAATTCTGAAGTTGACGTTGAGATTAAAGCTGCATCCATCCCAGAGGTTGTAAATTCTGAAGTTGAAGAAGAAATACAAGAACAGCCACAACAACCAGAATTTACTGCTGATGAATATGTAAAACAGGGAGATGAGCTATTTTCCCAAAAGCGCTATGAAGATGCGATCGCAGCTTACAACCAAGCGGTTAAAATTCAAGCTGATGAACCTGTGGCTTGGTTAAAACGAGGTCTAACTCTAGGGAGATTGAAACGCTACAAAGATGCGATCGCATCATACAATAAAGCTATTGCGATTCAACCAGATTATCATCAAGCTTGGTGCGATCAGGGCGTTGCTTTTGGTAACTTACAACAGCATCAGCAAGCCTTTGACTCATTTGATAAAGCTACACAAATCAAGCCTGATGATGGTGTTGCTTGGTTGAATCGCGGCCTTTCCCTAGTAGCATTGGAACAATACGAAGAGGCAATAGCATCTTTTGATAAAGCACTGGAATTCCAACCCAATTATACCAAAATCTGGGATAAACGCGGTTATACGTTGGTAAGATTGGGGCGCGATGATGAAGCGATCGCTAGTTTTAACAAAGCCTTAGAAATTAACCCAGATTATGCCAGTGCCCATTACAACAAAGCAGCCTGTTACGCACTACAAAGACAAGTTGACCGATGTCTGTTAACTCTACAACAAGCAATTGAACTTAATCCCAGGTATAAAGAAGACGCAGCAACCGACCTCGATTTTGATGAAATTGCCGACGATGAGCGCTTTAAGCAGTTAGTTGCACAGTAGCGATTTCAAAGGGATTGGGCATTACTTATTCCACCCCTGCTCCCCCTGCTCCCCCTGCTCCCCCTGCTCCCTACTCCCTACTTCCCTACTCCCTACTCCCTACTCCCTACTCCCCCCAATTGGCGGATTCTGTTCCCCAGACATCGCTTTGAGTTTAGATGTAAAAGACTCAGAGCGATCGCTTTTTTCTGGAGTAAATTGCCCGATTGGGGCATGAATGGCAGCAGGTGGGAGCAGTTTTGGCTGTCGTTGGTGAGGAATTGGTGATGGTAAAGGCGGTGGATTTTCTTGTGAAGCTTGCCTTTGGCTGACAGCAGACGATAACTGAAGTGTTGTTGAAGAGGCAAATTTTCCAGAAAGGGGAGACTTCAGGACAGTTTTATTCTCCCTAGCTTCCTGCTTGCTTTCTTCATCATTTAAAGAAGTTTTTTCTTCGTAACTTTTCAGTTGTAGAGTTGCAGTATTGCTGTGTTGATAGCCGTTGCGAATCTTAGCCGGTGGTAATTGAGGACTCGTGACTTTCTCTACAGTGGGGTTTTTCTTCGCTGGCGGTAGGGCTGGCGCAGGCGATGAAGTTAAACTTTGGGGAAATTTGCTACAAATCATCCGTTCAAATTCCATGTTGAAATGATATGTAGCCTGATCCCGGCGCTGCCAAAATACTAAAATTTGCTGCACAGAAACAGCTTTATAACGACCTTGATATAGTGCCTCAATCACTGCCAAGTGTAGCCAATTAAGCGGGTATTGCGTTTGCCAACGCTCAACTAGCTCATTGGCAGTATAGCCACTGAGATCAAAACTATAGTTAATTAACAAAGCGATCGCCAAGTTGGCAGAAGTATCTGGAAGTGTTGTTAACATGGGGCTATTAGCTTTAGGCAATAGGTCTAAGATTTTTCACCCATCGCATATTAGCCTAACGTGCTTTTAACTACATGGTTTTTTTCCCAAGAGTACCAAGCCGATAAGCAGTGTTTCCTATTTTACTTGTCAACTTCCAGAATGCAACCCTACATAGACTGATTTAATCGCAGATTTTTGCCCAATGGCGACTAATGCCTGATAAACCATTCTGACAATTCAGGTCATCTGGAAAACCTCAGTTCTATTTCTCTCTCCTACAAGGAGAGAGACTTTGAATTTTCCCCCTTCCCGAAACGGGAAGCT contains:
- a CDS encoding 1-aminocyclopropane-1-carboxylate deaminase/D-cysteine desulfhydrase; the encoded protein is MSLIFFPPPIEQITSEIARHAGVDLYVLRLDLMHPWVNGNKWFKLKYNLLEAKQKNFTTLLTFGGAYSNHIYATAAAGNLFGFRTIGVIRGEERLPLNPTLSFAVQQGMQLVYLNREMYRQRNTPALEEYLQQRFGEVFIIPEGGSNLNGVRGCTEIIDRAMPTAVTERSRSAGYAYAFDHICVACGTATTLAGIALSLHKGQRAIAFPVLKNGAFLAQEVESLLTNYLASDLPSPYNSPASWELVCDYHFGGYAKVNNDLLFFSQQFTEEHGVPLDYVYTAKMFYGVMDLLKQGFFSKGDRLLLIHTGGLQGNVGMEERLQRFSKI
- a CDS encoding GmrSD restriction endonuclease domain-containing protein → MFTSTERIKADDQSIALYLENLLSNKYQIPTFQRDVVWEKENVKKLWDSIYKFYPLGSILIWKTNTKLESHREIGGIKFADSFYSNEYQYILDGQQRTTSLLTSIHGGKGKIANNENFDPTLYIDLTIELTDATDDTSYAKRFLFWDEIDDRDGQLKANIVKKQRYQDKLIVSLIDIIKDRGEIERNIYVSVNGQFDHPYMQQFRRIREVLANYKISFIELRGIEVAEVCQIFERINQAGKPLDIFDIVVAKTFRSENKTNNISGFYLRELFDQFKKSIFSSQYANIDNWTLLQMLAVVVKLEFPEAGIQNITDIYLNKLKTEHIEAVWSNFKIAVAKTFDFFDNILHIKGGRLIPYRYLYLTITAYFYRNDKPDYSFLNKYFWYYSFHNAELLTNTTHLWQHIDFVNQQKANSTYSFNKFDIDKNSIRKSFYSYRGRLSRAVLSLYANHKPQDWAKPHRDILSDVYYLLTDKPNLHHIFPVNFIKQSGIASSIECDSLMNIAYLSQITNLKISDKNPLDYLKEYDEPGLEAVLRSHLIPTIILEWSRADALPENALTMFIEERINLLLQALRRKLEGIEFNVFDMGDRTNNIYP
- a CDS encoding tetratricopeptide repeat protein, which encodes MKSKNQAVFALIVKSTIVFLPLLLSPTITSGQSAPSPSPALTPAVVLSNQERQELARLRAEKRIQQQVQSDFNSAFSRTTILLNVWLVILSLFPVAIIALFWLLRRVVIREIVDRAMQQLQGMEKLQNQLATVKQEAENLIQEAKKINYELEEETASLQQQIKNEQKKYLSNLTSELDLAKAQVLTRLETELKKSQENIQTLESEFASGLSKLEFDAQQQRDIALDNLGKVASVIAEELSNLKLGVEQQQELAVADLEVSTSEFTSQLSRWQSDAQKQKDIAIETLTKLQSEFAEELSKLQVDAQQQKDIILENLGILDKELKFQLSELQVDAQEQKNKIVESLATLQSEFAAQLSELQVDAQTRKELIIENLEKSGSEFTSQFSDLQWNAQQQKILILEKLERLETEFVSQLSELQLDAQERKDLILQELTEITPESILEAVNSEVDVEIKAASIPEVVNSEVEEEIQEQPQQPEFTADEYVKQGDELFSQKRYEDAIAAYNQAVKIQADEPVAWLKRGLTLGRLKRYKDAIASYNKAIAIQPDYHQAWCDQGVAFGNLQQHQQAFDSFDKATQIKPDDGVAWLNRGLSLVALEQYEEAIASFDKALEFQPNYTKIWDKRGYTLVRLGRDDEAIASFNKALEINPDYASAHYNKAACYALQRQVDRCLLTLQQAIELNPRYKEDAATDLDFDEIADDERFKQLVAQ